A region of Selenomonadales bacterium 4137-cl DNA encodes the following proteins:
- a CDS encoding IS256 family transposase, translating to MRSLIKEENLKTPEDVQRLLKDMFGGVLQEMLEAEMDQNLGYEKNGSRTPEQSNRRNGHSPKTVRSEFGDVELDIPRDREGEFDPLVVKKHQKSVTGIEDQVIALYAKGVSTREIQDHLQNLYGIEASPALISNITNKIMPLIKEWQNRPLQCVYAVVFLDAIHFKVKQDGQIVNKAAYMAIGIDLDGTKDVLGIWIGENESAKFWLSVLNELRNRGVQDILITSVDNLTGFTEAIGAAYPETRVQKCIVHQVRNSIRYVSYKDVKRITSALKPIYTAATESAGQEALNQFESIWGAKYPLIVKSWRNNWAEIATFFQYPPEIRKIIYTTNMIESYHRQLRKVTKGKSIFPSDDALLKMLYLATQDVMRKWTGRIQNWGQILLQLSIFFPEKVRSHLR from the coding sequence ATGCGTAGCCTCATCAAGGAAGAGAACCTTAAAACCCCGGAGGACGTCCAGCGCCTGCTAAAAGACATGTTCGGCGGCGTATTGCAGGAAATGCTCGAAGCGGAAATGGACCAAAACCTTGGCTATGAGAAAAACGGTTCACGGACGCCGGAACAGTCAAACCGCCGGAACGGCCATAGCCCCAAGACGGTGCGCAGCGAATTCGGCGACGTGGAGCTGGATATCCCCCGTGACCGCGAAGGCGAATTTGACCCCCTTGTCGTCAAGAAACACCAAAAGAGCGTAACAGGTATCGAAGACCAGGTTATCGCCCTTTACGCCAAAGGCGTAAGTACCCGCGAAATTCAGGACCATCTGCAAAACTTGTACGGTATCGAGGCTTCGCCGGCCTTGATCTCCAATATCACCAATAAAATCATGCCCTTGATTAAGGAGTGGCAAAACCGGCCGCTGCAATGCGTCTATGCCGTTGTCTTCCTCGACGCCATTCACTTCAAGGTCAAGCAGGACGGCCAGATCGTCAACAAGGCCGCCTACATGGCAATCGGCATCGACCTGGACGGCACCAAGGACGTACTTGGCATCTGGATCGGCGAAAACGAGTCAGCTAAATTTTGGCTCAGCGTACTAAACGAACTCAGGAACCGGGGCGTACAAGACATCCTTATCACTTCGGTGGACAACCTGACCGGGTTTACAGAAGCCATCGGCGCCGCTTACCCGGAAACACGGGTGCAAAAGTGCATCGTCCACCAGGTCCGTAACTCTATTCGCTATGTGTCTTACAAAGACGTAAAGCGTATTACCTCAGCCCTCAAGCCCATCTACACGGCGGCAACGGAATCGGCCGGGCAGGAAGCCTTGAACCAATTCGAAAGCATCTGGGGAGCCAAGTATCCGCTCATCGTAAAGTCTTGGCGGAACAACTGGGCCGAAATCGCCACCTTCTTTCAGTACCCGCCCGAAATTCGCAAGATCATCTACACAACCAACATGATCGAAAGCTATCACCGGCAGCTCAGGAAGGTCACAAAAGGAAAGAGCATCTTCCCGTCGGACGATGCTCTGTTAAAAATGCTCTATCTAGCAACCCAGGATGTTATGCGGAAATGGACGGGCAGAATTCAGAACTGGGGCCAAATTCTTCTGCAACTATCCATCTTCTTCCCAGAAAAGGTGCGATCTCATTTGCGTTAA
- a CDS encoding dsDNA nuclease domain-containing protein, which translates to MVINYRFCKVVTILELTERLLAVPRRENAGARSANRFNYQQVWAFNHILELIEDGSDFLLLMEFHDDVIVLESTSNSETLDFYQIKTDDKPSRYLTASFITKNANKYPNKMSIAQKMIDNYSKFSSETKGVHLVSNKNYDFGELKVGDNSTERAVISLSEISDDQLKIIKKGMCQSCHLEEESCQNQCINLIYFNVSFMGLVNYEDTILGRFVNYLSSEGIESSISKTKTIFYTILGEIKRINNWEQSAQNIAELKRRKSISKDAVKRWINMLSKEMQDDSWDEIKTYLLNDGFSSFEVNRIGQQWKKYKLDSMNVDETLQSIKDEIRKIISNEVFDNSKEFTEIIYTKLQHKREVKIFPKEYLYVVIVRELFLS; encoded by the coding sequence GTGGTAATTAATTACCGCTTTTGTAAGGTGGTGACTATTCTGGAGTTGACTGAAAGGTTATTAGCAGTCCCGCGACGTGAAAATGCAGGAGCCAGAAGTGCCAATAGATTTAATTATCAGCAGGTATGGGCATTTAACCACATCTTGGAATTAATCGAGGATGGATCGGATTTCTTACTATTAATGGAGTTTCATGATGACGTCATAGTTTTAGAATCTACTTCGAATTCTGAAACTTTAGATTTTTATCAAATTAAAACAGATGATAAACCGTCCAGATATTTAACAGCATCTTTTATTACTAAAAACGCAAATAAATATCCGAACAAGATGTCGATTGCCCAAAAAATGATTGATAATTATTCAAAATTTAGTTCTGAAACAAAAGGGGTACACCTAGTTTCTAATAAGAATTATGATTTTGGCGAACTGAAAGTTGGAGATAACTCAACAGAGAGAGCCGTTATTAGTTTAAGCGAAATTTCAGATGATCAGTTAAAGATAATAAAAAAAGGTATGTGCCAATCTTGCCATTTAGAAGAAGAATCTTGTCAAAACCAATGTATAAATTTAATATATTTTAACGTATCCTTTATGGGTTTAGTGAATTATGAAGACACGATTCTTGGTAGATTTGTGAATTATTTAAGCTCCGAAGGAATAGAAAGTTCTATATCAAAAACGAAAACTATATTTTATACAATATTAGGAGAAATAAAAAGAATTAATAATTGGGAACAAAGTGCGCAGAATATTGCCGAGCTTAAAAGAAGAAAATCAATTTCCAAGGATGCTGTAAAACGATGGATTAACATGCTTAGCAAAGAAATGCAAGATGATTCATGGGATGAAATTAAAACCTATTTATTGAATGATGGATTTTCATCATTCGAGGTAAATAGAATTGGCCAGCAATGGAAAAAGTATAAACTGGATTCTATGAATGTTGATGAGACGTTGCAAAGTATCAAAGATGAAATACGTAAAATCATATCAAACGAAGTATTTGATAACTCCAAGGAGTTTACAGAAATTATATATACAAAACTACAGCATAAAAGAGAAGTAAAGATTTTTCCTAAAGAATATCTTTATGTTGTAATAGTACGGGAGTTATTTTTATCATGA